The Oryza glaberrima chromosome 9, OglaRS2, whole genome shotgun sequence genome includes a window with the following:
- the LOC127784609 gene encoding transcription factor bHLH49 isoform X1, giving the protein MDMSESSEKGMESNASPGPGNGIPVEWQSQFSSAFACQPSVAAQHQQHAMMDSFAVASAGLWASSDVVSAMSSAAPPRGAGFLAPVPGFLQQGLGHFPVDSGFIERAARSTCFGGGMMAGGPYGAADQAMGDAFGGTAEGLMDHHRNVGNDKAEEFAGNGHDEVPSSEVAGGDCSSIGSDSKKRRRPNEVMGTDQVHSSNLPSDSANESAHSKDKGEESSPATTNGGKSKGKGAKETSESQKEEYIHVRARRGQATNSHSLAERLRREKISERMKLLQDLVPGCSKVTGKAVMLDEIINYVQSLQRQVEFLSMKLATVNPRLDLNIEGLLSKDLLRFPGVPSSSIGFSPEMMHPQLQLSQPGLIHGGTAGMANPDVFRRIIQAQLGAKDGSQQMPHSLNGSFSDVSQMAYPSLGSQDLSIRPSQDGFQM; this is encoded by the exons ATGGACATGAGCGAGAGCAGTGAGAAAGGAATGGAGAGCAATGCGTCGCCTGGCCCTGGCAATGGCATCCCGGTGGAGTGGCAGAGCCAATTCAGCAGCGCCTTCGCGTGCCagccgtcggtggcggcgcagcaCCAGCAGCACGCCATGATGGACTCCTTCGCGGTGGCGTCCGCCGGCCTGTGGGCGTCCTCCGACGTCGTCAGCGCCATGTcatcggccgcgccgccgcggggcgcgGGGTTCTTGGCGCCGGTGCCCGGGTTCCTCCAGCAGGGGCTCGGCCATTTCCCGGTGGACTCCGGCTTCATCGAGCGCGCAGCGCGGTCGACGTGCTTCGGCGGCGGGATGATGGCCGGCGGCCCATACGGCGCAGCTGACCAGGCCATGGGCGACGCTTTCGGTGGCACCGCGGAGGGTCTCATGGATCATCACAGGAACGTTGGCAACGACAAGGCCGAGGAGTTCGCCGGCAACGGCCACGACGAGGTGCCGAGCTCGGAGGTAGCCGGTGGAGACTGCTCCTCCATAGGTTCAGACTCCAAGAAGAGGAGAAGGCCTAACGAG GTGATGGGAACCGATCAAGTCCATTCTTCCAACTTGCCATCTGATTCTGCGAACGAGAGTGCTCACAGCAAAGACAAAGGCGAGGAGAGCAGCccggcgacgacgaacggcggcaAGTCGAAAGGGAAGGGAGCAAAGGAGACCTCTGAGTCACAGAAAGAAGAGTACATTCATGTCCGGGCTCGGCGTGGCCAGGCAACCAACAGCCACAGCTTAGCAGAAAGG TTGAGAAGGGAGAAGATCAGTGAGAGGATGAAACTTCTTCAGGACCTAGTTCCTGGCTGCAGCAAG GTCACCGGAAAAGCGGTGATGCTTGACGAGATCATCAACTATGTTCAGTCCCTGCAAAGACAAGTTGAG TTCTTATCGATGAAGCTTGCGACAGTAAACCCAAGGCTTGACCTCAACATAGAAGGGCTTCTTTCAAAAGAC CTTCTTCGCTTCCCTGGAGTTCCTTCATCCTCTATCGGATTCTCCCCAGAAATGATGCATCCTCAACTACAATTGTCACAACCAGGACTGATTCATGGTGGTACCGCTGGCATGGCCAACCCCGATGTGTTCAGACGAATAATACAAGCGCAATTAGGTGCAAAGGATGGATCTCAG CAGATGCCCCACTCATTGAATGGATCATTCAGTGACGTTTCCCAAATGGCGTACCCGTCCCTCGGTTCTCAGGACCTAAGCATCAGGCCATCTCAGGATGGGTTTCAAATgtga
- the LOC127783605 gene encoding basic leucine zipper 8-like, which yields MLHHHYHGEVASLHCLSPPSLPFSSHYHSNMITMAPSPFHFPAATCEPIQELLPVVAGNRPAGSGSTDDAYQMAAEEERRRRRMISNRESARRSRMRKQRQLSELRGQVVHLRDANRRLLDELNQAMRGCSDVHCENARLRKESAELQTKLEHLMQAQKNNTSPSSSQPCENI from the coding sequence ATGCTGCACCACCATTACCATGGCGAGGTGGCCAGCCTGCACTGCCTCTCACCTCCAAGCCTACCATTCAGTTCCCACTACCACAGCAACATGATCACCATGGCACCCTCGCCCTTCCACTTCCCAGCAGCTACCTGTGAACCTATCCAGGAATTGCTCCCTGTGGTAGCGGGCAATCGCCCAGCCGGCTCTGGCAGCACAGATGACGCCTACCAgatggcagcggaggaggagcggaggcggcggaggatgatCTCCAACCGGGAGTCGGCACGGCGGTCGCGCATGCGCAAGCAGCGGCAGCTCAGCGAGCTGAGGGGGCAGGTTGTCCACCTCCGTGACGccaaccgccgcctccttgaTGAGCTCAACCAAGCAATGAGGGGCTGCAGTGATGTCCACTGCGAGAACGCCCGGCTCAGGAAGGAGAGTGCCGAGCTCCAGACCAAGCTCGAGCACCTCATGCAAGCACAGAAGAATAAcacctcgccgagctcctcACAGCCATGCGAGAATATTTGA
- the LOC127785049 gene encoding heat shock protein 90-5, chloroplastic-like: MAPALSRSLGASSVAALRPTPSRGRGPTLRSAVAVQGRGAAAVAARGVRWEAGRRKGKGRMVGVRCEAAVTEKPAGEEEAAGEQFEYQAEVSRLLDLIVHSLYSHKEVFLRELVSNASDALDKLRFLSVTDSSVLSDGGELEIRIKPDPEAGTITITDTGIGMTKDELKDCLGTIAQSGTSKFLKALKENKDLGADNGLIGQFGVGFYSAFLVAEKVVVSTKSPKADKQYVWEAMADSSSYVIKEETDPEKMLTRGTQITLFLRDDDKYEFADPGRIQGLVKNYSQFVSFPIYTWQEKSRTVEVEEEEEEEPKEGEEATEGEKKKKKKTITEKYWDWELANETKPIWMRNPKEVEKTEYNEFYKKAFNEFLDPLAYTHFTTEGEVEFRSVLYIPGMAPLSNEEIMNPKTKNIRLYVKRVFISDDFDGELFPRYLSFVKGVVDSNDLPLNVSREILQESRIVRIMRKRLVRKTFDMIQEIAEKEDKEDYKKFWESFGKFVKLGCIEDTGNHKRLAPLLRFYSSKNETDLISLDQYVENMPENQKAIYYIATDSLQSAKTAPFLEKLVQKDIEVLYLIEPIDEVAIQNLQTYKEKKFVDISKEDLELGDEDEDKENESKQEYTLLCDWIKQQLGDKVAKVQISKRLSSSPCVLVSGKFGWSANMERLMKAQTLGDTSSLEFMRGRRIFEINPDHPIVKDLSAACKNEPESTEAKRAVELLYETALISSGYTPDSPAELGGKIYEMMTIALGGRWGRPEESEAATSESNVEVESSEGSATEVVEPSEVRPESDPWKD, from the exons ATGGCGCCGGCGCTGAGCAGGAGCCTGGGGGCGTCGTCCGTTGCGGCGCTGAGGCCGACCCCGTCGCGGGGCCGGGGTCCCACGCTGCGGAGCGCGGTCGCGGTGCaggggaggggagcggcggcggtggccgcgagAGGGGTGAGGTGGGaggccgggaggaggaaggggaaggggaggatggtcgGGGTCAGGTGCGAGGCCGCCGTCACCGAGAAGcccgccggggaggaggaggcggccggcgagcagtTTGAGTACCAGGCTGAG GTCAGCCGATTGCTGGATTTGATTGTCCACAGCCTGTATAGCCACAAGGAGGTTTTTCTCCGTGAACTCGTAAG TAATGCAAGTGACGCGCTGGATAAGCTGAGATTTCTCAGTGTAACTGATTCCTCTGTATTGTCCGATGGCGGTGAGTTGGAAATTAGGATCAAACCCGACCCAGAGGCTGGCACAATTACTATCAC TGATACTGGCATTGGGATGACCAAAGATGAACTCAAAGATTGCCTTGGAACCATCGCCCAAAGTGGCACCTCCAAATTTTTGAAGGCTCTTAAG GAGAACAAAGATCTTGGTGCAGATAATGGACTTATTGGTCAATTTGGTGTGGGATTTTATTCGGCTTTTCTTGTTGCAGAGAAG GTTGTGGTTTCCACTAAGAGTCCAAAGGCAGACAAACAGTATGTATGGGAAGCTATGGCTGACAGCAGCTCATATGTTATTAAGGAAGAAACCGATCCTGAGAAAATGTTGACACGCGGAACACAGATTACTCTGTTTTTAAGA GATGATGATAAGTACGAGTTTGCTGACCCTGGACGTATTCAAGGTTTAGTTAAGAACTATTCCCAGTTTGTTTCATTCCCCATATATACATGGCAGGAGAAATCAAGAACAGTTGAG gttgaagaagaagaagaagaagaaccgaAAGAAGGTGAAGAGGCAACAGAG GgtgaaaagaagaagaaaaagaaaacaatcacTGAGAAGTACTGGGATTGGGAATTGGCTAATGAAACAAAGCCCATATGG ATGAGAAATCCAAAGGAAGTTGAGAAAACTGAGTACAATGAATTCTACAAGAAGGCATTCAATGAGTTTTTGGATCCTCTTGCTTACACCCACTTTACAACAGAG GGTGAGGTGGAATTCAGGAGCGTCCTCTACATTCCAGGAATGGCACCTCTTAGCAATGAGGAGATAATGAACCCTAAGACCAAGAATATCCGGCTGTATGTTAAGAGAGTCTTCATATCAGATGACTTCGATGGCGAGTTG TTCCCTAGATACTTAAGCTTTGTAAAGGGTGTAGTGGACTCAAATGACCTTCCTCTCAATGTTTCCCGTGAGATTCTTCAAGAAAGTCGTATT GTCAGGATCATGCGCAAAAGACTTGTCAGGAAGACATTTGATATGATTCAGGAGATTGCTGAGAAAGAGGACAAGGAG GACTACAAAAAATTTTGGGAGAGTTTTGGCAAATTTGTTAAACTTGGCTGCATTGAGGACACAGGAAATCACAAACGCCTTGCTCCTCTGTTGCGGTTTTACTCTTCCAAAAATGAGACAGATTTGATAAGTCTTGATCAGTATGTAGAGAACATGCCAGAAAACCAAAAGGCAATCTACTACATTGCTACAGACAGTCTTCAGAGTGCAAAGACTGCTCCTTTCTTGGAAAAGTTGGTTCAAAAAGACATTGAA GTTCTCTACCTTATCGAGCCGATTGATGAGGTTGCCATTCAGAATTTACAGACATACAAAGAGAAAAAATTTGTTGATATCAGCAAAGAAGACCTGGAATTGG GTGATGAAGATGAGGACAAGGAAAATGAGAGCAAGCAGGAATACACTCTTCTATGTGACTGGATAAAGCAACAGCTTGGTGACAAAGTTGCCAAGGTTCAGATATCAAAACGGCTTAGCTCTTCGCCATGTGTTCTTGTATCTGGCAAATTTGGTTGGTCAGCAAACATGGAAAG GCTTATGAAGGCACAAACTCTTGGTGATACTTCAAGCTTAGAGTTCATGAGAGGAAGAAGAATTTTTGAAATCAACCCCGACCACCCAATTGTCAAGGACTTGAGT GCTGCTTGCAAAAACGAGCCTGAAAGTACCGAAGCCAAGAGGGCCGTTGAGCTGTTGTACGAGACTGCGCTGATCTCCAGTGGATATACT CCTGACAGCCCAGCTGAGTTGGGTGGCAAGATCTACGAGATGATGACCATCGCTCTTGGCGGGAGATGGGGAAGACCGGAGGAGTCTGAAGCCGCCACCAGCGAATCCAACGTTGAGGTAGAGTCTTCTGAAGGTTCCGCGACGGAAGTTGTTGAGCCCTCTGAAGTGAGGCCCGAGAGTGATCCATGGAAGGATTAA
- the LOC127784609 gene encoding transcription factor bHLH49 isoform X2, whose amino-acid sequence MDMSESSEKGMESNASPGPGNGIPVEWQSQFSSAFACQPSVAAQHQQHAMMDSFAVASAGLWASSDVVSAMSSAAPPRGAGFLAPVPGFLQQGLGHFPVDSGFIERAARSTCFGGGMMAGGPYGAADQAMGDAFGGTAEGLMDHHRNVGNDKAEEFAGNGHDEVPSSEVAGGDCSSIGSDSKKRRRPNEVMGTDQVHSSNLPSDSANESAHSKDKGEESSPATTNGGKSKGKGAKETSESQKEEYIHVRARRGQATNSHSLAERLRREKISERMKLLQDLVPGCSKVTGKAVMLDEIINYVQSLQRQVEFLSMKLATVNPRLDLNIEGLLSKDLLRFPGVPSSSIGFSPEMMHPQLQLSQPGLIHGGTAGMANPDVFRRIIQAQLGAKDGSQMPHSLNGSFSDVSQMAYPSLGSQDLSIRPSQDGFQM is encoded by the exons ATGGACATGAGCGAGAGCAGTGAGAAAGGAATGGAGAGCAATGCGTCGCCTGGCCCTGGCAATGGCATCCCGGTGGAGTGGCAGAGCCAATTCAGCAGCGCCTTCGCGTGCCagccgtcggtggcggcgcagcaCCAGCAGCACGCCATGATGGACTCCTTCGCGGTGGCGTCCGCCGGCCTGTGGGCGTCCTCCGACGTCGTCAGCGCCATGTcatcggccgcgccgccgcggggcgcgGGGTTCTTGGCGCCGGTGCCCGGGTTCCTCCAGCAGGGGCTCGGCCATTTCCCGGTGGACTCCGGCTTCATCGAGCGCGCAGCGCGGTCGACGTGCTTCGGCGGCGGGATGATGGCCGGCGGCCCATACGGCGCAGCTGACCAGGCCATGGGCGACGCTTTCGGTGGCACCGCGGAGGGTCTCATGGATCATCACAGGAACGTTGGCAACGACAAGGCCGAGGAGTTCGCCGGCAACGGCCACGACGAGGTGCCGAGCTCGGAGGTAGCCGGTGGAGACTGCTCCTCCATAGGTTCAGACTCCAAGAAGAGGAGAAGGCCTAACGAG GTGATGGGAACCGATCAAGTCCATTCTTCCAACTTGCCATCTGATTCTGCGAACGAGAGTGCTCACAGCAAAGACAAAGGCGAGGAGAGCAGCccggcgacgacgaacggcggcaAGTCGAAAGGGAAGGGAGCAAAGGAGACCTCTGAGTCACAGAAAGAAGAGTACATTCATGTCCGGGCTCGGCGTGGCCAGGCAACCAACAGCCACAGCTTAGCAGAAAGG TTGAGAAGGGAGAAGATCAGTGAGAGGATGAAACTTCTTCAGGACCTAGTTCCTGGCTGCAGCAAG GTCACCGGAAAAGCGGTGATGCTTGACGAGATCATCAACTATGTTCAGTCCCTGCAAAGACAAGTTGAG TTCTTATCGATGAAGCTTGCGACAGTAAACCCAAGGCTTGACCTCAACATAGAAGGGCTTCTTTCAAAAGAC CTTCTTCGCTTCCCTGGAGTTCCTTCATCCTCTATCGGATTCTCCCCAGAAATGATGCATCCTCAACTACAATTGTCACAACCAGGACTGATTCATGGTGGTACCGCTGGCATGGCCAACCCCGATGTGTTCAGACGAATAATACAAGCGCAATTAGGTGCAAAGGATGGATCTCAG ATGCCCCACTCATTGAATGGATCATTCAGTGACGTTTCCCAAATGGCGTACCCGTCCCTCGGTTCTCAGGACCTAAGCATCAGGCCATCTCAGGATGGGTTTCAAATgtga
- the LOC127784611 gene encoding pentatricopeptide repeat-containing protein At5g48910-like, translated as MPPPTVPFFLTSTTLAAAAAKPQRPGPPSPPAQQQQPREARDGSRDACASYTARMRLNPQLALRLFDHLLRSGADPDHVAYALALGRCARGRDRRGAAQLHAHAAKRGAASHRRVCNGLIHAYAVCGSLLDARKVFDRGHEGDAVAWNSLLRGYAAAGDVNALREFFVGMQARDTVSWNTIIAWCVENGEYEEAIAVFREMLASMECLPDRVTLVSVISAITYLGALAQGLWAHAYVCRKGIEVEERLSSALINMYSKCGCIEGAVHMFENLGAQMNVDTWNAMLAGFTANGCSEKALELFARMEITGLVPNKITFNTVLNACSHGGFVEEGMGCFERMTKVYGIEPDIAHYGCMVDLFCRAGLFDKAEKMIQMMPMKPDAAVWKALVGACKTHRNFELGRKAGHMLIEAAPNDHAGYVLLSNIYALDGNWTGVHKVRKLMLDRGVQKVPGSSSIEIDGVIHEFISGDKSHSSKEDIYEMLSEMCQQLKVAGYVPDTSHVLLDIDDEDMKESSLALHSEKLAIAFGLISTAPGMPIRIAKNLRVCGDCHNAVKLLSKIYGRCIIVRDANQFHHFREGSCSCGDFWNPLLLLAPDGPLPTAHTLLLLTTSSEVIICSRTIQFLMQAHKM; from the exons ATGCCTCCTCCCACCGtccccttcttcctcacctCCACCACGCTCGCCGCTGCGGCCGCGAAGCCGCAGCGGCCCGGGCCGCCCTCGCCaccggcgcagcagcagcagccgcgcgAGGCGCGGGATGGTTCTCGGGACGCGTGCGCGTCGTACACCGCGCGCATGCGGCTCAACCCGCAGCTCGCGCTCCGCCTGTTCGACCACCTGCTCCGCTCGGGCGCCGACCCGGACCACGTGGCGTACGCCCTCGCGCTGGGCCgctgcgcgcgcgggcgggaccgccgcggcgccgcgcagCTCCACGCGCACGCCGCTAAGCGAGGGGCCGCGTCCCACCGTCGCGTCTGCAACGGGCTCATCCACGCGTACGCCGTCTGCGGGTCGCTGCTCGACGCgcgcaaggtgttcgaccgcgGGCACGAGGGTGACGCGGTGGCATGGAACTCCCTGCTGCGCGGGTACGCGGCTGCTGGGGACGTGAACGCGCTCCGGGAGTTCTTCGTGGGGATGCAAGCCCGGGACACGGTTTCGTGGAACACGATCATCGCGTGGTGCGTTGAGAATGGGGAATATGAGGAGGCAATTGCGGTGTTCCGTGAGATGCTGGCAAGCATGGAGTGTCTTCCTGATAGAGTCACACTGGTGAGCGTCATCTCAGCGATTACATATTTGGGTGCACTAGCCCAGGGGCTGTGGGCGCATGCATATGTTTGCAGGAAAGGTATCGAAGTCGAGGAGAGGCTGAGCTCAGCTCTCATAAACATGTATTCAAAGTGCGGTTGCATTGAAGGTGCAGTTCATATGTTTGAAAATCTGGGTGCACAGATGAATGTGGACACATGGAACGCTATGTTAGCTGGCTTCACAGCAAATGGATGCAGTGAGAAAGCTCTGGAGCTTTTCGCTAGGATGGAGATAACAGGTTTGGTGCCTAACAAGATTACTTTCAACACTGTGCTGAATGCTTGTAGTCATGGTGGTTTTGTTGAGGAAGGTATGGGGTGTTTCGAGAGAATGACCAAGGTTTATGGTATTGAGCCTGACATTGCCCACTATGGTTGCATGGTGGATCTGTTCTGTCGTGCAGGGCTTTTTGACAAGGCTGAAAAGATGATCCAAATGATGCCTATGAAACCAGATGCTGCTGTGTGGAAGGCCCTAGTGGGTGCTTGTAAAACTCACAGGAACTTTGAACTGGGAAGGAAAGCAGGCCATATGCTTATTGAGGCTGCACCAAATGATCACGCAGGGTATGTGCTGCTATCCAACATATATGCACTAGATGGAAACTGGACAGGAGTGCATAAGGTGAGGAAGCTGATGCTTGATCGTGGTGTGCAGAAGGTACCTGGAAGCAGCTCAATAGAAATTGATGGTGTAATTCATGAGTTCATATCTGGGGATAAAAGCCATTCAAGCAAGGAGGACATATACGAGATGCTAAGTGAAATGTGTCAGCAATTGAAAGTTGCAGGATATGTTCCAGATACTTCACATGTGCTACTAGATATTGATGATGAGGATATGAAGGAGAGCTCACTAGCTCTTCACAGCGAGAAGCTTGCAATTGCCTTTGGATTGATAAGCACTGCACCAGGCATGCCTATTAGGATAGCAAAGAACCTCCGGGTTTGTGGAGATTGTCATAATGCCGTTAAACTTCTAAGCAAGATTTATGGGAGGTGCATAATTGTTAGGGATGCAAATCAATTTCATCATTTCAGAGAAGGATCATGCTCTTGCGGGGATTTCTG GAATCCTCTGCTCTTACTAGCACCAGATGGCCCGCTGCCGACAG CTCATACCCTGCTCCTGTTGACAACAAGCTCTGAAGTGATCATCTGCTCTCGCACTATCCAGTTTCTGATGCAGGCCCATAAGATGTGA
- the LOC127783604 gene encoding uncharacterized protein LOC127783604 has translation MSSSPWPPTTGAASAAAAAASPAPPEGAAGGAATPAAALATTSEQRPVKEGGDAAAAGAAAAVQQQEEEEVEAKPQLLREDDSETEIQEHEQKINKYQAILAARLKAKYFSNKDFDGGNVFEEITVEGETIQSSRWPCTRSFADPVNFFRDKNSHERSDSPSLTADSTARNNSPRTDSSPKNSASALATENNLTPGKRQPSKKI, from the exons ATGTCCTCCTCCCCGTGGCCTCCCACcacgggcgccgcctccgccgccgccgccgccgcttcccccgcGCCTCCGGAAGGAGCGGCTGGCGGTGCCGCGACTCCCGCCGCTGCGCTCGCCACGACGTCGGAGCAGCGCCCGGTCAAG GAAGGGGgagacgccgcggccgcgggggctgctgctgccgtgcagcagcaggaggaggaggaggtggaggcgaagCCCCAGTTGCTGCGTGAAGACGACTC AGAAACAGAAATCCAAGAGCACGAACAGAAGATAAACAAATATCAAGCTATACTTGCAGCCCGTTTGAAGGCCAAATACTTCTCTAATAAGGATTTTGATGGAG GAAATGTCTTTGAAGAAATCACTGTTGAAGGTGAAACTATTCAGTCAAGCAG GTGGCCATGTACAAGATCATTTGCAGACCCAGTAAATTTTTTTCGAGATAAGAACAGCCATGAGAGGAGTGATTCTCCATCCTTGACAGCAGACTCCACTGCCAGGAACAATTCTCCTAGAACAGATTCCTCACCGAAAAATAGTGCAAGTGCTTTGGCCACAGAGAACAATCTAACACCTGGGAAGAGACAACCATCCAAGAAGATCTGA